One genomic window of Actinomycetota bacterium includes the following:
- the ruvX gene encoding Holliday junction resolvase RuvX, whose protein sequence is MAISDDRRRMAVPLGTVRTGAPQDLKSIAALVRDNDVKLVVVGHPLSMSGQPGTGARHAEQFAGALGSFLDVPVVMHDERLSTVQADRALRDAGVSGRDRRRVVDRQAATVILQSYLDVEQARRPGGSSA, encoded by the coding sequence GTGGCCATCTCGGACGACCGCCGCCGGATGGCCGTTCCCCTGGGAACGGTCCGGACGGGCGCGCCCCAGGACCTGAAGTCCATCGCCGCGCTGGTTCGGGACAACGACGTGAAGCTGGTCGTGGTGGGCCACCCGCTGTCCATGTCCGGACAGCCGGGGACGGGGGCACGGCATGCGGAGCAGTTCGCCGGCGCGCTGGGCTCCTTCCTCGACGTGCCGGTGGTGATGCACGACGAGCGGCTGTCCACCGTGCAGGCCGACCGGGCCCTCCGTGACGCGGGGGTGAGTGGGCGGGACCGCCGCCGGGTGGTCGACCGGCAGGCCGCCACGGTCATCCTCCAGTCCTACCTGGACGTCGAGCAGGCACGGAGGCCGGGCGGAAGCTCAGCTTAG